TCGCGGGAACCGGCTGGCCGGCGAGCATGCAGCCGTTGCGCGACCGCATCACGCGCCGCGGGAAGCTGCCTTCTTCCATGTGGGTCCGGCTTTCCTTGCCGATTCTCCTGTCTCTCCTGACGATGCTCTGTCTCCGATTGCTGCTGCCGAGTCTCTTTCCCATTCAAGCGCCCGAGCTTCCGATCGATGCCGGCGCCTACCCGACCGCCACCTTGCTCGGCCTGGCGCTTTCGCTGGCATTCTCGGCGGGGGTCGTCGAGGAGATCGCCTTTCGCGGTTACCTGCAACAGCCGCTCGAGGAAGCGTATGGAATCGTGCCGGCCCTGCTCCTCACCGGCATGGCCTTCTGGCTTGCCCACGTGCCGAAGGTTGGCCTGGGCCATCTTCCTTTCCATCTTCTGGCCAGCGCGCTCCTCGGTTTTGTCGTCTATCGCACCCGTTCGCTGGCTCCCGCAATCATCGGCCATATGGCGGGTGATGCCCTCTTGTTGCCGGTATACGTCTTTCACAAGCCTGCATCCGCCTGGCATCTCCTCACCCGTCGTCCCGTCTGGGCCGACCCGCTCGCCCCGTCCTTCGGGCAGAAGCTCCAGGCAGTAGCTCAGGCCATCGTGGCCCCGTCCTCCATCGGCGAGCAGGGGACACAACCATTCGCCGTCGTGGCATGGCTGTTCCTGCTGAGCCTCGGGCTC
The sequence above is a segment of the Candidatus Polarisedimenticolia bacterium genome. Coding sequences within it:
- a CDS encoding type II CAAX endopeptidase family protein — encoded protein: MRWIIALWRRLPVLVRAFVLAFVVLTIGTTVTALPLVGNLKLLPAVPWALPATILVVWLFWRTFAGTGWPASMQPLRDRITRRGKLPSSMWVRLSLPILLSLLTMLCLRLLLPSLFPIQAPELPIDAGAYPTATLLGLALSLAFSAGVVEEIAFRGYLQQPLEEAYGIVPALLLTGMAFWLAHVPKVGLGHLPFHLLASALLGFVVYRTRSLAPAIIGHMAGDALLLPVYVFHKPASAWHLLTRRPVWADPLAPSFGQKLQAVAQAIVAPSSIGEQGTQPFAVVAWLFLLSLGLTLISFKTLPASASKRGPS